The nucleotide sequence CCGCATATCGGTCCAGTGCTCGTTGACGTAGTCCAGGCACGCCTGGCGGTCGTCCTCGCCGTGGGCGACCGTCCAGCCCGCGGGGACCTCGGCGAAGGCCGGCCACAGGGAGTGCTGCCCCTCCTCGTTGACGAGCACGAAATAGCGGCCGTCGGGGTTCTCGAAGGGGTTGCTCATCGCTGTTCTCCTCGCTCGCGATCGGCGTCGACAGGCTTGACGGTACCGGCCGGAGCGGGCACCCGCCGAGGGGTTCCCCGAGGGCCCTGGGAAAAAGCCTGGGATACGGAAATGGCACCTTCCTGACGGAATTCAGTGTTCCGGTATGTCCCTCGCCTACGGTCCGCGGCATGGTCGCGTCCGCCACAACCGAGTCCAGAGGCTCCATGGCCATGGAGCTCACCACCGGCGACCCCGCGCTCACGGCCCGGCTGGAACGCGGGATGGACGCCTCGGAGGAGCAGCTCCGCGCTCTCGCCACCGAGGCCCGGGACCCTTTGGTCGCGGAAGTCGCCGGACATCTCTTCGGCCCCGGCGGAAAGCGGCTGCGTCCGCTTCTGGCGCTGGTCGGCGCGGAGTTCGGCGAGCGCGACCCCTCCGCCGCCGTGCAGGCCGCCACCCTGGCCGAGCTCGTGCATGTCGCCTCGCTCTACCACGACGACGTCATGGACCAGGCCCGCACCCGGCGCGGGGTTCCCAGCGTCAACGCCCGCTGGGGCAACGCCACCGCCGTACTCGCGGGCAATTGGCTGCTGTCGAAGGCGGCCCAGCTCGCCGCGGAACTCGGCCCGGAAGCCATCCGATTGCAGTCCAAGGTCACCAATCGGCTGATCATGGGCCAGATCCGGGAACTCGTCGGCCCCTCGGACGACGACGATCCGCTCTCCCACTACTTCACCGTGGTCGCGGGAAAGTCGGCCTCGCTCATCGCCATGGCGCTGCAGCTGGGGGCGGTCCGGACGGGCGCCCCGGAGCCTGCCGTCCAGGCGCTCGCCGAATACGGAGAACATCTGGGAATCGCGTTCCAGATATCCGACGACATCCTCGACATCACCTCCACCTCCGAGGTCTCCGGCAAGGAACAGGGCAAGGATCTCGCGATCGGCGTCGCCAGCCTCCCGGTGCTGCTGGCGCTGGCCGACGAGCGGCCGGAGGCAGGTGAGTTGCGCACCCTGCTGACCGCCGCCACCGCGGGCCCGGAGGGCGCCGGGCTGCCGAGGGCCGTCGCGCTGCTGCACCACTGCGGGGCCCTGGCGGAGGCGCGGACGGTGATGCACGCCCGGCTGCTGCGCGCCCGGACCGCGGTGAACGGACTGCCGGACGGGCCGGCGACGCGGGTTCTGCACGCGCTGTGCGACTTCGTGGCGCGCCGGGATCACTGACCGGCTCCCGTACGCCCTCGCCCGTCCGCGCCGTCCTCCCGGGTTCGTTTCCGTCGTCCTCCCGGGTCCGCTTCCACCGTCCTCCCGGGTCCGCATCGCGCCGTCCTCCCCGGTCCGTTTCCGTCGTCCTCCCCGATCGGCCGGTGTCGCCGTCACGACGTAGCCTGATGCCCATGGGCAGCTCACGGTCGGATGTGGTGGACGAGCCCATCGACCCCGATACCGGCCCGGCCCCGCCCGCCCGGCACCACCCCTGGCGGGGGCAGGGCCCCGTGGTCGGCGTGGTGGCGGTGGGCGGCGCGCTCGGGGCGACGGCACGCTACGGGGCGTCGCTGCTGTGGCCGACCCCGTCCGGCGCCTTCCCCTGGACGACCCTGCTGGTCAACGCCGTCGGCTGCGCGGTCATCGGCGTCTTCCTGGTGCTGATCACCGAGATGTGGACGGCCCACCGGCTGATACGGCCCTTCTTCGGCACCGGTGTGCTAGGCGGCTTCACCACCTTCTCGACGTATGCCGTGGACTTCACCCGGCTGGTCCAGGACGGCCGTTTCGCCATCGCCTTCGCCTATCTGGCGGGGACGCTCGTGGTGGCGATGGCAGCCGTATGGGCCGCCGTGGCGGCGACCCGGGGTGTCCTGGGCGCTTACGGCGGCGGGCCCGGCGGGAGGGCGGCCCGGTGACCGGCGAGCCCGCGCTGCGGCTGACCGTCTTCATCGGCGAGAACGACACCTGGCATCGCAAGCCGCTGTCCGCCGAGATCGTGCACCGCGCGCATCGCGCGGGGCTCGCGGGTGCGAGCGTGTTCCGCGGCGTCGAGGGGTACGGCTCCTCGTCCCTGATCCACACCTCGCGGCTGCTGTCGCTCGGCGAGGATTTGCCCATGGCCATCGTGATGATCGATACGGAGGAGCGGGTGCGGTCCTTCCTGCCCGAGCTGGAGGAGATCGTGGGTGACGGCCTCGTGGTGGTCGACCCGGTCGAGATCGTGCACCCCCGGGGCCGGGCCCGGTGAACTGGCTGCTGGTGATCGCGGGCGGGATGGTCGGTGCCCCGCTGCGCTATCTGACCGACCGCGCGGTCCAGGCACGGCACGACTCGGTGTTCCCCTGGGGCACGTTCATGGTCAATGTGGTGGGCTGTCTGGTGCTGGGCCTGCTGACCGGTGCGGCGGTGGAGGGGGCGGCGTCCCAGCGGCTGCAACTGCTGCTGGGCACGGGGCTGTGCGGGGCGCTGACGACGTACTCGACGTTCTCGTACGAGACCTTGCGGCTGACCGAGGAGGGCGCCCGGCTCTTCGCCGTGGCGAATGTGGTGCTGAGTGTGGCGGCCGGAGTGGGCGCCGCCTTCGCGGGTGCGGCGCTGGCCCACGCGATCTGGGGCTGACGGCACGACCCTCGCGGCGGCCTTACCGCCGCCCCGCCCCGTGGCACACGCCTCGCAGCAGCCTTACGGTTCGCACCGCCCGCCCCATCCCGCCCTACCCTCACACAGCTACGGCAGCAGTCGCGTCGTGTTCGGCGGCAGGCCGAACTCCCCCGCGGCCGCCGTCCGCAGATGCTCCAGCATCACCCGGCGCAGCTCACGCGCGGCTCGGGGCGGCGCGACGTCCTTACGGTGGGCGACGGCGATGGTGCGCTGCATATCGTGGCCCGCGAACGGCGTGATCCGCAGTCCGGACCGGGCCGCCACCATCCCCGGCAGTACGGCGATGCCGAGCCCGGCCCGTACGAAGCCCAGCACCGCGTCCATCTCGCCGCCCTCGACCGTGAAGGACGGCTCGAACCCGGCCGCCCGGCAGACCGCCGTGGTGAATTCGCGCAGGTCGTAGCCGCGCCGGAACATCACCATCGGCCGGTCCCGCAGATCCTCGACCAGGATCCGCCGACGCCGGGTGGGGGGTGGGGACGCGGGCGAGGAGGCCACCACCAGCTCCTCCCGCAACAGCTCGGTGGCGGCGAGGGCGGATGCCTGGCCGGGCAGCGGGGTGATGATCAGCGCGAGGTCCAGCTCGCCCGCGGAGAGCGTGCGGACCAGGTCCTGGGAACCGCCCTCGTCCACGATCAGCTCGATGCCCGGGAACTCGTCGTGGAAGCGGCGCAGCACATCGGGGACGAAGCTGGCGCACAGGCTCGGCGTGGCCCCCAGCCGCACCCGGCCGCGCCGTAGCTGGGCGACCTCCTGGACCTCGCGGTGCGCGGTCTCGGCGTCGGCGAGGATCTGGCGGGCCAGCGGGAGCAGTGCCTCTCCCGCGTCGGTGAGGGCGATATTGCCGCGCGCCCGGTGGAAGAGATCGGCTCCCAGCTCCCGCTCCAGGGTGCGGATCTGCTGGGACAGCGAGGGCTGGGCGACATGCAGGAGCTCCGCGGCGCGGGTGAAGTGCCGGGTCTCCGCGACGGTGGCGAAATAACGCAGCTGATGCAACTGCACACCACGATGATAGGCACCGGCTATGGACGGGCTATGGACGCCTGGCCACAACGTGCCCACGACAGATGGCCCAGGACAGATGGCCCACGACAGATGGGCCAGGACAAGGCAGCAGGGCGCCACCCGGCGACCGGCCTCGGGGTGAACGGCCGTCGCCGGGTGACGACGCGCGCCCTACTGGTGGGCGGCCAGCGCCCGCGTGCCCGGGCTACAGGATTCGAGCAGCGGGGTGAGCTCCGCCTCGGGCAGCTTCCGCGCCGCGCCGGGCCGTCCGCCGTCGAGGTGGGCGATGGACGCGTCCAGCCAGGTGCGGTGCGGTTCCACCCCGATGAACTCGGCGAGCCGGATCAGTTCCTTCTCCGGCTCCTCCAGCAGGCTCTCGTACGACAGCGCGGTGCGCTGCTCCGCAGGGACGTCGTCCAGCTTCCGCAGACCGTCGACGATCGTCTCGGACCACAGGGTGCCGAACGCGCTGAGCGGGATGGGACGCTCCATCACCAGCTCCGGGTCGTACCGGTCGCTCAACAGCGGTGCCAGGTCGGGCGGGAGCTGGGCCGCGTGCTGCGGCGTCAGCTGCTGCGGGGTCTCCAGACCGAGGTGCATGGCCATCTCCCACAGCATCGGGATCATCCGGAAGCTGAAGTGGCGGCTCATGGAGACGGCGCAGTCGGGGCCCTCGCGGTAGAGGTGCACAAAGCGCGCCTCGGGGAAGGCGCGGTGCATCTCCGGCACGCGGCCGATGGACAGGCCGGTGCGCTCGACGACGGCACCGGGGTTGCCGAACCGTGCGCCGAGGGAGACGAAAAGGGCCGTCCAGTGATCTGCCGGACGGCGGGTGGGCCAGGAGGTGACCTCGGACTCCAACTCGTCGAAGAGCGCGTCGGGATCGTCGGTCAGATGGGGCAGCACCATGACGCTGATGGCCGGAACACCGGTGGTCTCCGCGTCGAACCGCCGCTTGGGCATCCGGTGGTAGAGGAACTCGGGCGGAGTGGCGCCATTTTTGATCATGCTATTGGTGACCACATTGGGCCGGGACAGATATCCCCAGAACTCCGGGCCGCTCAGCGGAGCCTCGTCCAGCATCTCCGCATCGGGAATGCTGGCGAACAATTCATTGATGCTGAGAACATCCGGATGAATATTGATGACCTGAGACAGGGCCGTCGAACCGCACCGGCCGGTGCCGACGACAAATGTCAACTTCTGGTTGACCACGCGCACTTCCTCCCGTTTTCTCGGACAACTAGTCGCTTCCCTAGTAGCCGTTCCCATAGTGGCCCATGACACAGCGCAGCCCATTCGGCGGCCGCGGCGATGCTAATGGACGCCCGGGGCGACGATGACTACGACCATGGAACAGGGGAAACACACACAAGGGGACGCGAGGGGGCGAACTCGAGGTTCAGTAGTTTCCGACACTTTTGCGCAACTTTCACATCCGACAGGGGTGTTACCCCCAGCAACCCCCCAACCACCAGCGGCGAAGCGCGATCTGAGAGTCGACGTGCGGCTTCACAACTCGGTTACGGGGGCGAAACCGTAATCGAACAGTTTCTCCCGTGACGAGACGGTCATCTTTTCCTACCAACAGCACTGCTAGAGTGCGCATCCGCCCCATACCCCTGATCCCGGGCTGGCATGCCCAACCCGGCCGGGAGGGGCGGAAGAAGAGGCGACATGACACAGAGCAGCCATACCGCCGCACAGGGTGTCAACAACGGAAGGGATCTGGGGCACAACAGCGGGGCGGCATTTTCGACTCGGGGGACGATGCATTACCAGGTGCGCCATGCACGGTGATTCGCTTTCAAGACCCCCTGCGCATACGTTAAATCGGGGAAGGTGTTTCGTACGTGTTGGTGGAGCGCGATCAGGAGATGGCCCGGCTCAATCGGCTCCTCTTCGAGGGCGCCCGCGAGGGAAGCCGGCTCGCCGTGATCAGCGGCGCCGTTACGTCGGGAAAGACCGCACTGCTGCACACCGTGGCGGACACGGCGGGTGGACGCGGCGTCCGGGTGCTGCCCGCGGTCGCCTCCGCCTCGGAGCAGAAGTTCCCCTATGCCGTGCTCGAGCAGCTCTACCAGGGCGTGCCGGCCCATCTGCGGCCCTCCCGGCCGCGGCCCGGCCTCGAGGCGCTCCGGAACCCGCACGGCCCGGTCGAGGCCGAACTCCCGCTGCTCCAGGACTTCCACCGCACGCTCGACGAGCTGACCGGGGACGCCCCCCTGCTGATCGCCATCGACGACGTCCAGTTCGCCGACCTTCCGTCGCTGCGCTGCCTGGCGTACGGCATCCGCCGCTGCCGCTCGGAGGCGCTGTCCGTCGTGGTCAGCCGCGGGTCGCTGACCGGCCCCGCCGCCACGGCCCTGGACGAGCTGCTGCACGAGCCGAAGGTGTGCCATGTCCGGCTCGCCCCGCTCACCGTCGCGGGCGTCTCCACGCTGCTGACCCAGGAGTTGGGCACCGCGGAGGCCGGGCGGCACGCCGCCGCGTACCACGAGATGACCGGCGGCAATCTGCTGCTGCTGCGCGGCCTCCTGGACGACCGGTTCTCCCGCCTCACCCGCGGCCCCCTCGACCCGGCGCCCGGAACGGACGCCCCGGTGGCCGGGGAGCTGTTCCGGCAGGCGGCGCTGTCCTGCGTGTACCGCGGCGGCCCGGCCCACCGCCGGGTGGCCCACGGGGTCGCGCTGCTGGGTGACGCCACGTCCGTTCCCCTGCTGAGCAGGCTGATCGAGGTCGAGGAGCGGCTGGTCCGGCAGTCCGTCGGGCTGCTCACCGAGGTGGGCATCCTGCACGGCGGGCGGTTCCGCAGCGACTCGGTGCGCACCGTACTGCTGGACGATCTGGAGCTGCACGAGCTCGGCCCGCTGCACCTGCGGGCCGCCCGGCTGCTGTACGAGGAGGGCGCCGACCCCATCGACGTGGCCCGCCATCTCCTCAGCCACGAGGCGCCCGGGCCGGTCGAGGAGTGGATCTCGCAGGCGCTGTGCGACGCGGCCGTGCACGCCATCGCCGCGGACCGCAGAGAACTCGCCATGAACTGCCTGCAGATGGCCGACCGGTACAGCACCGACGAGCGCGAGGCGCTGCAGCTCCAGGCGACCATGGTGCAGGCCATGTGGCCGTTCAACCCGCTGTCCCAGATGCGGCGGCTGCAGGCGCTGGCCGGTCCGGCCGGCAGCGGGCTGCTGCCCGCGCCGCAGACCATCCCGGTCGTCATCGGGCTGCTGGGGCTGGGGCGGATGGGCGAGGCCGCCGCCGCGCTGGAGCAGGTCAGCCGGGCCGCCGACGAGCACCCGGGCACCGATCTTGACACCGCGCTGCGCGCCATCCGGCTCGCGCTGTCCTCCACCTACCCCGACCACCCCGAACTGCGGCCCTTCCTGGACCAGGAGGAGTCCGACGGCCCTTGGGACATCGGCCCGCTGTCGCCTGACCAGTCCCCGGAGTCGCCCCAGCTCACCGCGTTCCGGGCGCTGCGGACCGTACTGAGCCGCGGTGTCGACGAGCGCGCCGTGCGGGCCGCGGAGCGGGTGCTGGAGACAGTCCGGCTCTCCGACCGGACGATGCTGACGGTGCACGCCGCGCTGCAGACGCTGGTGTACGCGGACCGCCACGCCACCGCCACCAGTTGGTGCGACCGGCTGATCGAGGAGACCTCGGAGCGGGGCGCCAAGGCGCTGCTGGCCTACTTCTGTGTGCTGCGGGCCCAGATCGCGCTGCGCGTCGGACGGTTGCGGGACACGGTCCGGTACGCGGAGCGGGCGCTGGAGGAGCTTCCGGCGCGCGGCTGGGGGGTCACCGTCGGCATGCCGCTCGGGATGCTGATCAACGCGCACACCGCGATGGGCAACCACGACGCGGCGGCCGAACTGCTCGCCCGGCCGGTGCCGGAGGAGATGTACCGGAACCGCTTCGGGCTGCACTACCTCTACGCACGGGCCCGCCATCAGCTGGCCACCGGCCGGCAGCACGCGGCCCTCACCGACTTCCGCGCCTGTGGCGAGAAGATGGCCGCCTGGGGCCTGGACTCGCCCGCCACCCTGACCTGGCGGCTCGGTGCCGCCGAGACCTGGCTGACCCTGGGCGGCCAGGAGCGGGCGGCGCGGCTGGCGGAGGAGCAGTTGGAGCTGGCCGGGGAGTCCTCGTCCCGCACCCGCGGCGCCGCGCTGCGGGTCCTGGCCGCCACCCGGCCGCTGAACGAGCGGATCGCGCTGCTGCAGCAGGCGGTGGGGGTGCTTCAGGCGAGCGGCGGCTGGTACGAGATGGCGCGGGCGCTGGCGGATCTGGCGGAGGCGCACAAGCTGCTCGGCGATCTGGACACCAGCCGGCTGATGACCCGCCGGGCCCTGCGGCTCGCGGACAGTTGCGGCGCGGAGGAGCTGTCGCGTTCGCTGCAGCGCACTCCGGCCCGTTCGGCCCTGTCGGAAGCGACCCGTACGGGCGAGGATACTGCCGCCTTTTCCGAACTCTCCGATGCCGAGAGCCGGGTCGCAGCACTAGCAGCTTCCGGCTACACCAACCGGGAGATCGCCGCTAAGCTCTACATCACGATCTCCACGGTGGAACAACACTTGACCCGTGTCTACCGGAAGATCAACATCAGCCAGCGCCGAGAACTGCCCGCGAGCCTGGATTTCGATGTCGCTTACACCGCCTGATATCCCCGCGATGCCACTCGGCCCCAAGAGGTTGATGCCATGACGTGCGCTACCGCGTCCGCCACGACCATGCTCGTGCCGGATTTCCCCTTTTCCTATGACAGGTGGCTGTCCCACGCAGCGGGTTTGGGCGCCCTGCCTGCTGCGATGCACGGGACCGAAGTCGCCGTCATCGGCGGCGGAATGTCCGGACTGACCGCGGCCTATGAGCTTCTACGACTAGGGCTTTCCCCAGTTCTTTATGAAGCGGAGCAACTGGGCGGCCGGATGCGGTCCACGCCCTTCCCCGGGAATCCGGAATACAAGGCGGAGATGGGCGCCATGCGCTTTCCCGTCTCCGCGCGATCGCTGTTCCATTACATCGATCTGCTGGGCCTGTCCACTCGTCCTTTCCCTAATCCTTTGGCGCCGGCCACCGCGAGCACGCTGATCGACCTGAACGGCGGTCAGGACCGGGTGCGCACCGCGGCCGAGCTTCCAGGGGTCTACCAGGAGGTCGCCGACGCGTGGGACAAGGCGCTCCAGGAGCGCGCCGACCTGGCCACGCTGCGGGACGCCATCCAGCAGCGGGACGTCACCACGCTGAAGACCATATGGAACTCGCTGGTCAAGGAGTTCGACGACCAGTCCTTCTACGGCTTCCTCGCCACCTCTTCCACCTTCCAGTCGTTCCGCCACCGGGAGATCTTCGGCCAGGTGGGCTTCGGCACCGGCGGCTGGGACACCGACTTCCCCAACTCGGTGCTGGAGATCCTGCGCGTCGTGGTCACCGAGGCCGACGACAACCAGGTGGGCATAGTCGGCGGCTCCTCCCAGGTGCCGAACGGGCTGTGGGAGCACCAGCCCGAGACGCTCGCCCACTGGCCGCGGGGCACCTCGCTGGCCTCGCTGCACGGCGGCCGGCCCCGCCCCGCGGTCACCCGGCTGCGACGGACCGCCGACGGCGTCCGGGTGACGGACGAGAGCGGCGAGGAGCGCGAGTTCCCCGCGGTGATCTACAGCCCGCATCTGTGGACACTGCTGAACCGGGTCGACTGCGATCCGTCGCTGCTGTCCACTCCGCTGTGGACGGCGGTGGAGCGCACCCACTACATGGGCGCGTCCAAGCTGTTCGTCCTGGTCGACCGGCCGTTCTGGCGGGACGCCGACCCGGCGACCGGCCACGACGCGATGAGCATGACGCTCACCGACCGGATGCCGCGCGGGGTCTATCTGTTCGACGACGGGCCCGACCGGCCCGGGGTCATGTGCCTGTCGTACACCTGGAACGACGACTCGCTGAAGGTCGCCACGCTCTCGGCCGAGGAGCGGCTGGAGACGCTGCTCAGCAAGCTGGCCGCGATCTATCCGGACGTGGACATCCGGTCGCACATCATCGCGGGGCCGCTCACCGTCACCTGGGAGACCGAGCCCCGTTTCATGGGGGCCTTCAAGAACAATCTGCCCGGCCACTACCGCTATCAGCGGCGGCTGTTCACCCAGTTCATGCAGGACGGGACGGATCCGGCGCAGCAGGGCTTCTTCCTGTGCGGGGACGACGTCTCCTGGACGGCCGGGTTCGCCGAGGGAGCGGTGACCACGGCGCTGAACGCGGTGTGGGGAGTCCTCCGCCACCTCGGCGGCACCACGCACCCGGACAATCCGGGCCCCGGCGATCTCTTCGACACCTTCGCGCCGCTGGAGCTTCCGTACGACTGACGGCCACGGCCGTACGCATACAGCACACAACGGCCGTACACATACAGCACACCGGGGGAGCCGACGCGCGCCGTCGGCTCCCCCTGTCATGTCTCAGCCCTGGGCGATCTGCTCGAGCCGGCGCTTGTCCGGCTTGCCGTTGCGGTTGAGCGGGAAGCTCTCCAGCACCTCGACCCGGTTGGGCTGTTCGTAGAGCGGGAGCACCTGGCACAGCCGCTCCCGCCAGTGCTTGGCGTCCCGCAGCTCGTCGTCCTCCACGAAGAAGACGAGCTGGGTGTCGCCGGCCCGGCGCTCGTCGGGGAGCGGCACGATCCGGGTGGAGATCTCGGCGAGGGCGGCCTTCCGCTCGATCAGCTCGGGGTGGAGCGTGTAGCCGGAGCGGTGCACCGCGAACTTCCGCCCCAGGACGAACAGGTTGTCGTTGGCGTCGAGGTAGCCGAGGTCGCCGGTGGTCTGCCAGCCGGTGGGCACGGCGTCGATGGTGCCGTCCTCGGCGAGATGGCCCTCGAGCGCGTCCGGGGTGTCGACCTCGATCTCACCGGCCTCGCCGGGGGCGGCCGGGTGGCCGTCCTCGTCGATGACGCGCAGCTTGATGCCCTCCATGGCCCGGCCGCAGGAGACCGGGTTCTCCAGGGTGGCGAAGGCTATGTTGCCCAGCTCGGTGCTGCCGTAGCTGTCCAGCAACGGCAGGCCGAACTCGGCCACATAGCGCTCGGAGAGCGCGCCGTCGAGCGGCGCGGCGCCCGAGCAGAACATCCGGACGCCTTCCAACTGCGCCCGCAGCGACGGCTTCCGGCCGACCAGGTTGAGCATGGTGCGGTAGCTCGACGGAGTGGCGTCGATCACCGTGGCGCCGGTCCGTCCGGCCATCTGCACGGCCCGGTCCAGGCGCTTGTACGGGGCGATCACCAGCGAGCAGCGGGTGAGCCAGGCGATGAGCACCATGGACAGCCCGTACTGGTGGGCGAAGGGCAGCAGCGGCAGCAGTACGTCGTCCGGCCGGTGCCCGACCTGGGCGGCGTTGCGCTCCAGGTTGGTGAGGAACTTACGGCCGGACTTGACGGCCCCCTTGGGCTCGCCGGTGGAGCCGGAGGTCCACATGATCAGGCCGTCGCGCCGGTCGGCCCAGGCGTCGAAGGAAAGCTCCCGGGTGGCGAGCGGGCGCCCGGCGGCCGGGGCGATCAGTTCGTAGAGGTTCACCGTACGGATGTCGGCGTGGATCGGGGCGTCGTCGTCCACGAAGGCGATCGCGGCGCCGGTGCGCCGGGCGATCCGCCGGGTCTCGTCCGGGTGCTCCTGCTGGTCGATCAGCACGATGGAGGCTCCCACGTGCATGAGCGCGAACAGCACACTCACATAGGCGGCGGAGTTGCCCGCCTTGAAGATGACGCGGTCGCCGTGGGTCACCCCGTGCTCGCGGATCACATCGGCGACGCGCAGCGCGTCCAGCTCGAAGTCGGCCAGGGTCTGCACCGAGTCGAGCGCGTAGATCTTCGCGGTCATCGAACGTACTCTTTTCCTTTTCGCTCAGGAGTTCGCTCAGGAGATACGGGCAGCCCTGGGCGGGTCCCCCCTAGGCTCCCTGGTCTTCGAAGCCGGTCTCCCACTCGGCATCGACGGGGACGTGCGAGAGCAACTGGTCGTGCACCAGGTTGACGACCTCTCTCCGGCTCGAGTCGAGGTAGTAGCGGGCGCCGGGAAACACCTCGAGGTCGAACCGTCCGCTCGTACGCCGCCGCCAGGCCCGTACGCCGCGCAGCGGGGTCTTGGGGTCGCCCTCACCGGCGAGGGCGACGATCCGGCAGCCCAGCTCCGGGGGCCCCAGGGACATGCCCCAGTGCGCGGTGCGGCCGGATACGAACAGGGTCAGCAGCGCCGTCCCGGTCTCCCGTTCCAGCCGCTCGGCGACGCGGTAGGCGAGGTCGGCGCCGGCCCGGTGGCCGAAGAAGGCCAGCGGGCGGTCCATCCACTCCCCCAGCGCACCGAAGATCCGGTCCGCGAGGCCGGCCGAATCGGTCAGCCGCTCGTCGTCGTCGACGCCCACGTACAGGGGGTACTGGATCGCCAACACCTCGACGGTGGGCAGCAGAAGCTCGGACAGCGAGAGGTAGTACGCGGTGGAGTGGGCGGATTCCGGGAAACAGATCAGCCGGAAACTACTGGGAGTTTCCGTTTGCAAT is from Streptomyces hygroscopicus and encodes:
- a CDS encoding thioesterase, whose translation is MYSLSQIKPDDVGLIRILQTETPSSFRLICFPESAHSTAYYLSLSELLLPTVEVLAIQYPLYVGVDDDERLTDSAGLADRIFGALGEWMDRPLAFFGHRAGADLAYRVAERLERETGTALLTLFVSGRTAHWGMSLGPPELGCRIVALAGEGDPKTPLRGVRAWRRRTSGRFDLEVFPGARYYLDSSRREVVNLVHDQLLSHVPVDAEWETGFEDQGA
- a CDS encoding acyl--CoA ligase, which codes for MTAKIYALDSVQTLADFELDALRVADVIREHGVTHGDRVIFKAGNSAAYVSVLFALMHVGASIVLIDQQEHPDETRRIARRTGAAIAFVDDDAPIHADIRTVNLYELIAPAAGRPLATRELSFDAWADRRDGLIMWTSGSTGEPKGAVKSGRKFLTNLERNAAQVGHRPDDVLLPLLPFAHQYGLSMVLIAWLTRCSLVIAPYKRLDRAVQMAGRTGATVIDATPSSYRTMLNLVGRKPSLRAQLEGVRMFCSGAAPLDGALSERYVAEFGLPLLDSYGSTELGNIAFATLENPVSCGRAMEGIKLRVIDEDGHPAAPGEAGEIEVDTPDALEGHLAEDGTIDAVPTGWQTTGDLGYLDANDNLFVLGRKFAVHRSGYTLHPELIERKAALAEISTRIVPLPDERRAGDTQLVFFVEDDELRDAKHWRERLCQVLPLYEQPNRVEVLESFPLNRNGKPDKRRLEQIAQG